In Plasmodium gaboni strain SY75 chromosome 8, whole genome shotgun sequence, one DNA window encodes the following:
- a CDS encoding putative exported protein (Plasmodium exported protein, unknown function) → MLLFNVIYFTCVVIIFSFQYINNDNWHTNIHNVDKTRYSLNIYFKRLLLENNETAQLEENSDEYSSTQLDDNQSTISVEECEKSLKEFFDDCKRENYPGKVFHLCDYVDDIEEIKRGGSKTNLLLEEYGDAVIYDKEELLIISELLNTYLEDERHLCMIKKILDYTKIYRNPLLYARYKIKKFFKKYIKKTK, encoded by the exons atgttacTTTTTAATGTGATATATTTCACATGTGTTGTAATCATATTTTCCTTCcaatatattaataat GATAACTGGCATACCAATATACATAATGTAGACAAAACAAGATACtcattaaatatatattttaaaagattattgttagaaaataatgaaacTGCTCAATTAGAAGAAAATTCTGATGAATATTCATCAACACAATTGGATGATAACCAAAGTACAATAAGTGTTGAGGAATGTGAAAAATCtttaaaagaattttttGATGATTGTAAGAGAGAAAATTATCCAGGGAAGGTTTTTCATTTATGCGATTATGTGGACGATatagaagaaataaaaagagGGGGCTCTAAAACAAATCTATTATTAGAAGAATATGGGGATGCAgtaatatatgataaagAGGAACTACTAATTATTTCAGAACTTTTGAATACTTACCTTGAAGATGAGAGACATTTATgtatgataaaaaaaatattggactatacaaaaatatatagaaacCCTTTATTATACGCAAGgtataaaattaaaaaattctttaaaaaatatatcaaaaaaactaaataa
- a CDS encoding exported protein (PHISTb) → MEKSIHTPKSNSVTSKGYVNRYVENNKNYCTLYKCTKIGQYRNRKNILLKCVRFFRLPLCLVIYIILMSQFINNINCTSVLSSYNEDEKNSSKNTKEICFENKDDNISNKLYEENKRSSNGKYSDNPLLDYNFKLFNYHDMLYNGILEKELSEEFDLISFDNTTYPFVKNEKDKEIMNEIKLLRMNEGENKKEHMKNIWTDFIRNELKNFLFLKKEMSTLFEELKNEYNIKDEYVNKIMNECLDLIETSGMNMYTNLNYAFYKWHNKKKVLDINEYILFVCGIKLVWMKLFSSLEISCKDILKKSFEGKKNGKTLYTKCCSDKYKSFFKDINKKSFSKTCENDGNNNDSYSFINHLNTLLNELDHLITLNETNNDYYTLHGYSSNKRVDLIDIFRLLYKMNTSEMFTWLLYNFFGFSKNVRQYLYKI, encoded by the exons ATGGAAAAATCTATACATACACCTAAGTCAAATTCTGTTACATCAAAAGGATATGTTAATAGATATGTTGAGaataataagaattattgtacattatataaatgtacAAAAATAGGACAATATAGAAATAGgaaaaatattcttttgAAATGTGTGAGATTTTTTAGATTACCATTATGTttagtaatatatataattttaatg AGTCAATTTATAAACAATATCAACTGTACTTCAGTTTTATCGTCATATAATGAGgatgaaaaaaattcaaGTAAAAATACAAAGGAAATTTGTTTTGAGAATaaagatgataatatatcaaataaattatatgaagaaaataaaagatCATCAAATGGAAAATACTCAGATAATCCATTGTTAGATTATAATTTTAAGTTATTTAATTATCATgatatgttatataatgGTATATTAGAAAAGGAATTATCAGAAGAATTTGATTTAATATCTTTTGATAATACAACATATCCATTtgtaaaaaatgaaaaagataaagaaataatGAATGAAATTAAATTGTTAAGGATGAATGAAGgtgaaaataaaaaggaacatatgaaaaatatatggaCTGATTTCATAAgaaatgaattaaaaaattttctttttttaaaaaaggaaatgAGTACTTTATttgaagaattaaaaaatgagTACAATATTAAAGATGAGTATGTTAATAAGATAATGAATGAATGTCTTGATTTAATTGAAACAAGTGGAATGAATATGTATActaatttaaattatgctttttataaatggcataataaaaaaaaagtgttagatataaatgaatatattttatttgtatgtGGAATTAAATTAGTATGGatgaaattattttcatccCTTGAAATATCATgtaaagatatattaaaaaaaagttttgaaggaaaaaaaaatggaaagACTTTATATACCAAATGTTGTTcagataaatataaaagtttttttaaagatattaataaaaaatcatTTTCAAAGACATGTGAAAATGatggaaataataatgatagttattcatttataaatCATTTAAATACTTTGTTAAATGAATTAGATCATTTAATAACTTTGAATGAAACGaataatgattattatacattACATGGATATTCATCTAATAAACGAGTAGATCTGATTGATATATTTCgattattatataaaatgaatacaTCAGAAATGTTTACTTggttattatataatttttttggATTTTCCAAAAATGTTCgacaatatttatataaaatataa